A stretch of the Streptomyces ortus genome encodes the following:
- the pgeF gene encoding peptidoglycan editing factor PgeF, translated as MSGAHFAFTDRWGGVSAVPYEELNLGGAVGDDSEAVRTNRELAAKSLGLDPARVVWMNQVHGPDVAVVDEPWGERPVPEVDAVVTARRGLALAVLTADCTPVLLADPVAGVVAAAHAGRPGMVAGVVPAAVAAMEELGAEAARIVARTGPAVCGRCYEVPDAMRAEVAAVEPAAYAETTWGTPAVDVTAGVHAQLERLGVRDREQSPVCTIESDDHFSYRRDGRTGRLAGYVWLD; from the coding sequence GTGAGCGGCGCGCACTTCGCCTTCACCGACCGGTGGGGCGGGGTGAGCGCCGTTCCGTACGAAGAGCTCAATCTCGGCGGGGCGGTCGGCGACGACTCCGAAGCCGTACGCACCAATCGTGAGCTGGCGGCCAAGTCGCTGGGCCTCGACCCGGCGCGGGTCGTCTGGATGAACCAGGTCCACGGACCCGACGTCGCCGTGGTCGACGAGCCCTGGGGAGAGCGCCCCGTGCCGGAGGTCGACGCCGTCGTCACCGCTCGCCGCGGCCTCGCGCTGGCCGTGCTCACCGCGGACTGCACCCCCGTGCTGCTCGCCGACCCCGTCGCCGGGGTCGTGGCCGCCGCCCACGCGGGACGGCCGGGCATGGTCGCCGGGGTCGTGCCCGCCGCTGTCGCGGCCATGGAGGAACTCGGCGCCGAAGCGGCCCGGATCGTCGCCCGTACCGGACCCGCGGTCTGCGGGCGGTGCTACGAGGTGCCGGACGCGATGCGCGCCGAGGTCGCGGCCGTCGAGCCCGCGGCGTACGCCGAGACCACCTGGGGCACACCGGCGGTCGACGTGACCGCGGGGGTGCACGCGCAGCTGGAGCGGCTCGGGGTGCGCGACCGGGAGCAGTCGCCGGTCTGCACGATCGAGTCGGACGACCATTTCTCGTACCGTCGGGACGGCCGCACCGGCCGGCTCGCGGGTTATGTGTGGCTGGACTGA